The Candidatus Thermokryptus mobilis nucleotide sequence ATCACCGATATTACACTCGTTGTTCTCATCGTGTGCCATAACCTTCGTCGTCCTCACATAAACCTTTTTATAAAGTGGGTGCATAACTTTCCTTTCAATAGCAACAACTATCGTCTTATTCATCTTGTTACTGACAACTCTCCCAATTCTAACTTTCCTTTGTCCTCTCTTCGGTTTCTCAGGCTGTGTTTGCTCCTGTTGTTCTTGAATTCTCTCTTCGCTCATCAAGCAACCTTACTTTTTGTTTTCTCCCTTTCAATTTCTCTCTCCCTTAAAATTGTCTTCATCCTCGCTATATCTTTGCGTATCATCTTAAAGCGATGTGGTTTCTCAAGTTGACCTAATGCTTTCTGAAACCTCAAATTAAAAAGTTCCTCCTCCAACTCCTTTATCCTTTGCTTTATTTCCTCATCGGAAAGCTGTCTTATTTCACTTGGTTTCATCTCAATGTTATAAAATTTTATTTTTAACCGCCTGTTTCCATTCTCGCAACAAACTTCGTCTTTATAGGCAACTTATCAGCTGCAAGTTTCAATGCTTCCTCAGCCACATCCCTGCTAACTCCACTGATTTCAAACATTATCCTACCTGGTTTTACAACAGCGACCCAACCTTCAACATTTCCTTTTCCCTTTCCCATACGTGTCTCAGCTGGTTTCTTTGTGTATGGTTTATCTGGGAAAATTCTAATCCAAATCTTTCCGCCTCTTTTTAATGTCCTTGAAATTGCAACACGAGCCGCTTCTATCTGCTTATTTGTGATCCAAGCTGGCTCAAGCGCCTTTAAGCCGTAATCTCCAAAAGCAAGGGTTGAAGCCCGATATGATTTACCCTTCAAACGACCTCTCTGTTGTTTCCTATATTTAGTCCTGCTTGGCATTAACATAACCTTAAAACCTCACAAATTAATTTTAACGAAGTTGAACTCTCTTTCCTAAAACCTCTCCCTTGAAAATCCAAACCTTAACACCAATTTTCCCATAAATCGTCAACGCTTCTGCAATTGCAAAATCAATGTCCGCCCTTATCGTATGCAGTGGAACTCTTCCTTCAAGATACCACTCACTTCTTGCAATTTCAGCCCCAGCCAATCTTCCCGAACACATCACCTTAATTCCCTGTGCTCCCATCCTCATAGCAGCTGTAACTGCTGCTTTCATCGCCCTCCTATAAGAAACCCTGTTTTCAATTTGAGCTGCTATCGCCTCAGCCACAAGGTAAGCATCAAGTTCGGGACGCTTAATCTCAACAACTTCAATTTTAACTTCCTTTTTGGTCAAATGCTTCAACTCCGCCTGCAATTCGTCTATATCTTTTCCACCCTTACCTATAACCATTCCCGGTCTTGACGTATGAACCTTAATCTCAATTTGCCTTGTCTTCCTGTCAATTATAATTCTTGAAACACCGCTTCTTTTGAGACGAGCCCTCAGGTAATTCTGAATCATTATATCCTCTTGAAGCTTTTCAGCGAAGTTCTTATCATCAAACCAATGAGCATCCCAATCCCTTATGATTCCAAGCCGAAAACCTATCGGGTGTGTTTTCTGTCCCAAGACGCCTCCACCTTGCTACTTTGTTTTTGATTTGTTCTTTTCTCTTTCAGATTTTTCAGCAACAACTATAGTCAAATGATTGCTTCTTCTTCTGATGATATAAGCCCTCCCAAATGGAGCTGGCAAAATTCTCTTCAACATTGGTCCAGGGTCAACATATGCTGCTTTGACATAAAGGTCCGATAAATCAACTCTCCTTTCTGTCTCCTTGTTCATGAAATTCGCAACCGCAGAGCGTAAAACTTTTTCCGCAATTTTAGCCGCGCGCTTCGGAGTGTAATGTAAAATGTTCAATGCCTCATCAACTGACTTACCTCGTATAAGGTCAATCACAACTCTCATCTTCCTTGGAGAAGATGGTATATACCTTGCCACTGCCTTCGCTTCCATTTCTATGTCCGAATTTACTTTTTCATTTTACTTGCTTTTTCCGCCTTTGTCCCAGGATGACCTCTAAAGGTTCGCGTTGGAGCAAACTCACCGAGTTTATGTCCAACCATATTTTCGGTTATATAAACTGGAATGAACTGTTTCCCATTGTGAACCGCAAATGTAAAGCCAACGAATTCCGGGATTATAGTGCAATCACGCGCCCAGGTCTTTATAACTTTCTTCTGACCCGTCTTTAACATCTCTTGAACTTTCTTTAAAAGTTTCTTATCAACATAAGGACCTTTTTTAAGCGAGCGAGCCATATTCTAAAAGTTCGGTTTATTTTTTCTTTCTCCTTGCAACAATATATTTATCCGACGCCTTGTTCTTCTTTCTTGTTTTCTTTCCCTTCGTATGCCAACCCCAAGGTGAAACCGGATGCGGATTTCCTTGTGGCGCTTTACCCTCACCACCTCCATGAGGATGATCAACCGGGTTCATCGCAACACCACGAACATAAGGTCTTCGCCCAAGCCAACGAGCCCTACCAGCTTTACCTATAGTTATATTCTCATGATCAAGATTTCCAACAATTCCAATCGTCGCATAACAATTCAAATGAATCTTCCTTAATTCACCCGATGGCAAACGCAACAGGGCGTAATCTCCCTCCTTCGCCATAACCTGCGCATATGTGCCTG carries:
- the rpsQ gene encoding 30S ribosomal protein S17 yields the protein MSEERIQEQQEQTQPEKPKRGQRKVRIGRVVSNKMNKTIVVAIERKVMHPLYKKVYVRTTKVMAHDENNECNIGDIVKIMETRPLSRHKRWRLVEIIQRAK
- the rpmC gene encoding 50S ribosomal protein L29, with protein sequence MKPSEIRQLSDEEIKQRIKELEEELFNLRFQKALGQLEKPHRFKMIRKDIARMKTILREREIEREKTKSKVA
- the rplP gene encoding 50S ribosomal protein L16, translating into MLMPSRTKYRKQQRGRLKGKSYRASTLAFGDYGLKALEPAWITNKQIEAARVAISRTLKRGGKIWIRIFPDKPYTKKPAETRMGKGKGNVEGWVAVVKPGRIMFEISGVSRDVAEEALKLAADKLPIKTKFVARMETGG
- the rpsC gene encoding 30S ribosomal protein S3, which translates into the protein MGQKTHPIGFRLGIIRDWDAHWFDDKNFAEKLQEDIMIQNYLRARLKRSGVSRIIIDRKTRQIEIKVHTSRPGMVIGKGGKDIDELQAELKHLTKKEVKIEVVEIKRPELDAYLVAEAIAAQIENRVSYRRAMKAAVTAAMRMGAQGIKVMCSGRLAGAEIARSEWYLEGRVPLHTIRADIDFAIAEALTIYGKIGVKVWIFKGEVLGKRVQLR
- the rplV gene encoding 50S ribosomal protein L22 is translated as MEAKAVARYIPSSPRKMRVVIDLIRGKSVDEALNILHYTPKRAAKIAEKVLRSAVANFMNKETERRVDLSDLYVKAAYVDPGPMLKRILPAPFGRAYIIRRRSNHLTIVVAEKSEREKNKSKTK
- the rpsS gene encoding 30S ribosomal protein S19, yielding MARSLKKGPYVDKKLLKKVQEMLKTGQKKVIKTWARDCTIIPEFVGFTFAVHNGKQFIPVYITENMVGHKLGEFAPTRTFRGHPGTKAEKASKMKK